From Choristoneura fumiferana chromosome 7, NRCan_CFum_1, whole genome shotgun sequence, the proteins below share one genomic window:
- the LOC141429508 gene encoding uncharacterized protein: MKTARAAAVLALLAGLISAEVQSLDLLRLLMERPVIGGHHRWDRRPGIEERLDHERNYDGDAGSLDRGLTAGSSKRSAVATALNAGRPRRRPAPALGKAVTRFPGVGILNDMDTFFEALRGNLEGMASLTPDERATFYDPPNVVRPPALVRGGGGSGMRKLHALRPLRPTGNIRSYNRRSLVEDHVYPGANRHDPGLLWAGLGR; this comes from the exons GACTGATCTCAGCGGAAGTCCAGAGTCTGGACTTGCTGCGCCTTCTGATGGAACGGCCTGTGATCGGCGGCCACCACCGCTGGGACCGCCGACCCGGGATAGAGGAGCGCCTCGACCACGAACGGAACTACGACGGGGATGCTGGCAGCTTGGATCGAGGACTCAC CGCTGGTTCGTCGAAGCGGTCGGCGGTGGCGACGGCGCTGAACGCCGGGCGGCCGCGCCGGCGGCCGGCGCCCGCGCTCGGTAAGGCCGTCACGCGTTTTCCCGGCGTGG GAATCCTGAACGACATGGACACGTTCTTTGAGGCTCTGCGCGGCAACTTGGAAGGCATGGCGTCGCTCACGCCCGATGAACGGGCTACCTTCTACGACCCGCCGAACGTCGTGCGACCGCCGGCTCTGGTGA GAGGCGGCGGCGGGAGCGGGATGCGGAAACTGCATGCGCTCCGGCCGCTCCGGCCCACGGGCAACATCAG ATCTTACAACCGCAGATCATTGGTGGAGGACCACGTGTACCCGGGGGCCAACCGTCACGACCCGGGGCTGCTGTGGGCGGGGCTGGGGCGGTAG